GCCGACATCGCGGGCTCCGGCTGGCGGGCGATCTTCCTGGTCAACGTCCCTGTGGCGATCGTCGGTCTGGTCCTGGCCGGCCGGTTCGTCCCGGAGACCCGTTCCGAGAAGCCCGCGCCCGTCGACGTACCGGGAACGCTGCTTCTGGGGCTCTCCCTGGTGACTCTGCTCGCCCCGCTGACCGAGGGCAGGGCGGCCGGCTGGCCCGTGTGGACCTGGGTCTCGCTGGCCCTCTTCCCCTTCGCTGCGACGGCCTTCTTCCTGACCGAGCGGGCCGCCGACCGGCGCGGTGAGGTGCCGCTGGTGCCGCCGAGCCTGCTGCGGCTGCACTCGCTGCGCAGCGGTCTGACGCTGGTGCTGCCCTTCTCGATCGGCTTCGGCGGATTCATGTTCGTGATCGCGGTCGCTCTGCAGCAGGGGCTGCGGATGGGGCCCGTCAGTGCCGGCCTCGCCCTGGTCCCGATGGCGGCCGCGTTCTTCGCCGCATCGCTCGCCGGGCCGCGGCTCGTCGGCAAGTACGGCAGCAGGGTGGTCACCGCGGGCGGGCTCATTCAGGCCGTGGGCGTCGTGACCATCGCGGCGACCGTGTGGTGGGGCTGGGACGGCCTCGGCATCGCGGGCCTGGCGCCCGGAACAGCGCTGGCCGGCTTCGGCCAGGGGCTCCAACTCCCCGTCCTCATGCGGATCGTGCTCTCGGACGTCCCCGCGGAGCGGGCGGGTGTGGGCAGCGGCGTGATGACGACCACGCAGCAGTCCGCGCTGGCGCTCGGGGTCGCGACGCTGGGCAGCCTCTTCCTGACCCTGATCCCCTCGGTGGGCATGCGGGAGGCCCTCGCCGTCACGCTGCTCGTGCAGCTCGCGGCGGTCGCGGTCACCGTGCTGCTGAGCCTCAGGCTGCCGCGCACCGTGAGGTAGCCCGCCTCAGATGCGTACCGACGACTGCGGGCCCGGAACACCTTGGTGTTCCGGGCCCGCAGTCGTGTCTCTGTTCCAGGACAGTCAGGTCAGCCCTGCTGCTCCGCACCCTCGGTGTTCTCGGTGCTCTCCGCGGCCTCGGTGCCCGCCGCGCGCTCGCGCATCTTGCGCGCCAGCTCCTGCTTCGCGTCCGCAGAGGTCCTGCGGTCATCGGCGCTCGCACCGGCCTGGCTCTGCGAGCCCGACCGGGACATCTTCGTGCGCTGTCCGCCCACGCCGAGAAGGTTGTTTCGACTCTTAGCCATGCAGGTCACAGTACCGGGCAGCACGGCGGGCAGGGCACCATTTCACAGAACGGCTGACAAATCTCAGCTGACAGATATTGATATCTGTCAGCTGTCATGTCATAGTTGCCGTCATGAACACCACTCGCACCCTCGGCTCCACCGGTCCTCAGGTCTCCGCCCTCGGGCTCGGCTGCATGGGCATGTCCGCGTTGTACGGAGAGGCGGACCGCGCCGAGTCGATCGCCACGATCCACGCCGCCCTGGAGGCGGGCATCACGCTGCTGGACACCGGCGACTTCTACGGCATGGGCCACAACGAACTGCTGATCAACGAAGCACTGCGCACCGCCCCGGCCGCCCTGCGCGAACAGGCCCTCACCAGCGTCAAGTTCGGCGCCCTGCGCACCGTCGAGGGCGGCTTCACCGGATACGACGGCCGGCCGAACGCGGTGAAGAACTTCGCGGCGTATTCGTTGCAGCGCCTGGGCACCGACCACATCGACGTCTACCGGATCGCCCGTGTCGACCCGGACGTCCCGATCGAGGAGACCGTCGGCGCCATCGCCGAGCTGGTCGAGGCCGGCCACGTCCGGCACATCGGACTCTCCGAGGTCGGCGCCGACACCATCCGCCGGGCCGCCGCGACCGCCCCCATCGCGGACCTGCAGATCGAGTACTCCCTGATCTCCCGCTCCATCGAGGCCGAGATCCTGCCGACCCTGCGCGAACTGGGCATCGGCGTCACGGCGTACGGGGTCCTGTCCCGCGGCCTGATCAGCGGCCACTTCACCCGTGACCGCGAGCTGGCCCCGGGCGACTTCCGCGGGATGAGCCCGCGCTTCCAGGGCGAGAACCTCCAGCACAACCTCGACCTGGTCGACGCCCTGCGCAAGATCGCCGAGCAGAAGGGGGTGTCCGTGGCGCAGATCGCCATCGCCTGGGTGGCCTCCCGGGGCGACGACATCGTCCCGCTGGTCGGAGCCCGCCGCCGCGACCGCCTCACGGAGGCCCTCGGCGCACTCGACGTGACCCTCACCGCGGACGACCTCGCGGCCATCGAGCAGGCCGTCCCCGCGGGCGCGGCAGCCGGCGACCGCTACCCGTCGAACCAGATGGCCCACCTCGACAGCGAACGCTGACCTGCCGGTACGGTCGGACAGCGCAGACCCACCCCCGAGAGACGGTGCAGCCACCATGACGCCCGAAGCCCTGACCCCCGAGCGCATCCTCGAAGCGACCGAGGACGTGCTGCGCCGCCACGGCCCGGCCAAGGCGACGGTCGTGGACGTGGCACGCGTGCTCGGGGTGAGCCACGGCAGCGTCTACCGCCATTTCCGTACGAAGGCCGCGCTCCGCGAGGCCGTCACGGAGCGCTGGCTCGGGCGTACGGAAGCGGCTCTGGCGAAGATCACTGCTGATGCGGGCGAGCCGGCCCCGAGCAAGCTGGAGCACTGGCTGACCACGCTGTTCGAGGCCAAGCGGCACAAGGCGGGGGACGACCCCGAGCTGTTCGCCACGTACACCGTGCTGCTCGACGAGAGCAGCGGGGTGGTCGACCGGCATCTGACCGAGCTGGTGAGTCAGGTGACGGAGATCATCGAACAGGGCACGCGCGAAGGGGAGTTCGCGGTGGACGATGCCGGGTCTGCCGCCCAGGCGGTGTTCGCCGCCACGGCCCGCTTCCACGACCCGGGGTATGCGGCGGAGTGGCGGAGGCCCACCATCGAGGCGGAGTTCAGCGCGGTGTCGGGTCTGCTGATGCGCGGGCTGCGCGCGTAACGGCGCGCGTCACCGCTCGCCGCCGCCCGTACCCGCACCGGGGTCGACGGTCGCCTGGTGGGCGTCGGCCAGATGTTCCTCCGCCTTCAGCCACGGCAGGAACTGGGTGGCCTTGCGCCAGCCGCAGGTGTCACAGGTCAACGCCCGCTGGATACCGGCCTTCTGGACGTGTACGACATGTTCGCGTCCGTGCTGGTCCCATCTGCTGACCTTGCTGGTGGTCATGGACGG
The sequence above is drawn from the Streptomyces sp. NBC_01465 genome and encodes:
- a CDS encoding TetR/AcrR family transcriptional regulator, translated to MTPEALTPERILEATEDVLRRHGPAKATVVDVARVLGVSHGSVYRHFRTKAALREAVTERWLGRTEAALAKITADAGEPAPSKLEHWLTTLFEAKRHKAGDDPELFATYTVLLDESSGVVDRHLTELVSQVTEIIEQGTREGEFAVDDAGSAAQAVFAATARFHDPGYAAEWRRPTIEAEFSAVSGLLMRGLRA
- a CDS encoding aldo/keto reductase; this translates as MNTTRTLGSTGPQVSALGLGCMGMSALYGEADRAESIATIHAALEAGITLLDTGDFYGMGHNELLINEALRTAPAALREQALTSVKFGALRTVEGGFTGYDGRPNAVKNFAAYSLQRLGTDHIDVYRIARVDPDVPIEETVGAIAELVEAGHVRHIGLSEVGADTIRRAAATAPIADLQIEYSLISRSIEAEILPTLRELGIGVTAYGVLSRGLISGHFTRDRELAPGDFRGMSPRFQGENLQHNLDLVDALRKIAEQKGVSVAQIAIAWVASRGDDIVPLVGARRRDRLTEALGALDVTLTADDLAAIEQAVPAGAAAGDRYPSNQMAHLDSER
- a CDS encoding MFS transporter, with amino-acid sequence MSTASVTTSPTATPTVPRHDHPTPVLGALGLFTVLLGAALPLIDFFIVNVALPTIAHDLAASSAMLELVVAGYGVAYAVLLVLGGRLGDMVGRRRLFMIGMAAFGLTSLACGLAPSAWALVGARVAQGAAAALMMPQVLATVQATTTGPRRARAMSLFGATAGLSMVAGQILGGVLVAADIAGSGWRAIFLVNVPVAIVGLVLAGRFVPETRSEKPAPVDVPGTLLLGLSLVTLLAPLTEGRAAGWPVWTWVSLALFPFAATAFFLTERAADRRGEVPLVPPSLLRLHSLRSGLTLVLPFSIGFGGFMFVIAVALQQGLRMGPVSAGLALVPMAAAFFAASLAGPRLVGKYGSRVVTAGGLIQAVGVVTIAATVWWGWDGLGIAGLAPGTALAGFGQGLQLPVLMRIVLSDVPAERAGVGSGVMTTTQQSALALGVATLGSLFLTLIPSVGMREALAVTLLVQLAAVAVTVLLSLRLPRTVR
- a CDS encoding DUF6243 family protein, with amino-acid sequence MAKSRNNLLGVGGQRTKMSRSGSQSQAGASADDRRTSADAKQELARKMRERAAGTEAAESTENTEGAEQQG